The following proteins are co-located in the Desulfatitalea tepidiphila genome:
- a CDS encoding inositol monophosphatase family protein — protein MAHSAVVPDIGALSSFAMQTIRQMGDEAIQFYGRGRLHPPFDQNLVTQAELHLNNSFQKAIAAQFPQHQIYGRDPLGEGYTHGAKRYLWVFDPLDGVDNFQTRIPIWGMSLALYENNWPVFGCFYMPATNDLFYAVAEQQAFWNERPLTLVDRGDLSQESLMLTFSRFHQHYRSQFPGKIRALGSTGVHACYVAMGRADAAIVANESFKDLAAVRIIVESVGAKIYRADGSDFFLGDYVDGTRIDDHLIITTPSNAESVLECLQAIQ, from the coding sequence ATGGCGCATTCTGCTGTTGTCCCTGACATCGGCGCACTGAGTTCGTTTGCAATGCAAACCATCCGTCAAATGGGTGACGAAGCCATTCAGTTTTATGGTCGAGGCCGTTTGCATCCCCCGTTCGATCAGAACCTCGTCACCCAGGCCGAGCTTCATCTGAACAACTCCTTTCAAAAAGCTATTGCTGCTCAATTCCCCCAGCACCAGATTTACGGCCGAGATCCCTTGGGTGAAGGGTATACCCACGGAGCCAAAAGATATTTGTGGGTGTTCGATCCATTGGATGGCGTCGACAACTTCCAAACGCGGATTCCGATCTGGGGTATGTCCCTGGCCCTTTACGAAAACAACTGGCCGGTCTTCGGATGTTTTTACATGCCGGCCACCAATGACCTATTCTATGCCGTTGCGGAGCAGCAGGCCTTCTGGAACGAGCGGCCATTGACACTCGTGGACCGCGGCGATCTTTCCCAAGAGAGCCTGATGCTGACATTTTCCCGCTTTCACCAGCACTATCGCTCGCAGTTCCCAGGCAAAATCAGGGCGCTCGGCAGCACCGGGGTGCATGCCTGTTATGTGGCCATGGGAAGGGCCGACGCAGCCATCGTTGCCAATGAATCTTTCAAGGATTTGGCGGCGGTGCGCATTATCGTCGAATCGGTCGGCGCCAAGATCTACCGGGCCGATGGATCCGACTTTTTTCTGGGCGATTATGTGGATGGCACCCGGATCGATGATCACCTCATTATCACCACCCCTTCCAATGCCGAATCGGTCTTGGAGTGTTTGCAGGCCATTCAGTAG
- a CDS encoding FmdB family zinc ribbon protein, with product MPVYEFECKCGHVFEDLVPMGTEEAKCPHCKREMAKKIMSSCTFELKGGGWYADGYASTKK from the coding sequence ATGCCTGTTTACGAATTCGAATGCAAATGTGGCCATGTTTTCGAGGATCTGGTTCCCATGGGGACAGAGGAGGCCAAGTGTCCTCACTGCAAACGCGAGATGGCTAAAAAAATTATGAGTTCCTGCACCTTTGAACTAAAAGGTGGCGGATGGTACGCAGACGGATACGCCTCGACCAAGAAATAG
- a CDS encoding sensor histidine kinase — translation MLSSIVAFAFFYFLITQVIRQKTDAELLSQANGLSHIHLLQGPEMMRRAAVLKAQATGEQKMFFRLFYPSGVSFASSNMTYWNNIGIDRYAVDAIVEGGASYRYVTQRVPGEAYDARVIYKRINHSILLQMGYSLENEERLVQTFERTFLVTMAVLLAVAVIIGWFMARRALSGVAMVTRTARQISENDLESRVPVLRRDDEIDQLAVTFNQMLDRIQQLVVSMRQMNDNIAHDLRSPITRIRGLAEVTLTHSAGVEDYAQMAGNTIEECDRLLQMINTMLAISRTEAGMDPASFQVVDMAVVAREACALFQPLAEDKAIDLHCAMEEGGWVSGDPPMLQRMVANLIDNAIKYTPEGGRVNVGIRANGDSCEMIVENSGPGIPKEDQAKVFQRFFRGDESRSQGGAGLGLSLVYAIVTAHGGSIDLESIPARHTRFRIRLPLVASR, via the coding sequence GTGCTTTCTTCGATTGTCGCCTTCGCGTTTTTTTATTTTCTGATCACCCAGGTGATCCGCCAGAAGACCGATGCCGAACTGCTCTCCCAGGCCAATGGGCTGAGTCACATTCATCTGCTCCAGGGTCCGGAGATGATGCGCCGCGCCGCCGTGTTAAAGGCCCAGGCGACCGGTGAGCAGAAGATGTTTTTTCGCCTATTTTACCCGAGCGGCGTCTCTTTTGCTTCGTCCAACATGACCTATTGGAACAATATCGGCATCGACCGGTACGCGGTGGACGCCATCGTCGAAGGCGGCGCTTCCTATCGTTACGTCACCCAACGGGTGCCGGGCGAGGCATACGATGCCCGGGTCATTTATAAACGCATCAACCACAGCATCCTGCTCCAGATGGGCTACTCGCTGGAGAACGAGGAGCGTCTGGTCCAGACCTTCGAGCGCACCTTCCTGGTGACCATGGCCGTGCTGCTGGCCGTCGCGGTGATCATCGGATGGTTCATGGCTCGGAGGGCGCTGTCGGGTGTGGCCATGGTCACTCGTACGGCGCGCCAGATCTCGGAAAACGATCTGGAAAGTCGGGTGCCCGTCCTGCGACGGGATGACGAAATCGACCAACTGGCCGTCACCTTCAACCAGATGCTCGACCGCATCCAACAACTGGTCGTCAGCATGCGGCAGATGAACGACAACATCGCCCATGACCTGCGCAGCCCTATCACCCGCATACGGGGCCTGGCCGAGGTGACGCTGACTCATTCGGCCGGCGTGGAAGACTATGCCCAGATGGCTGGCAACACTATAGAAGAGTGCGATCGGCTGTTGCAGATGATCAATACCATGCTGGCCATTTCCCGTACCGAAGCAGGGATGGATCCTGCCTCGTTTCAGGTCGTGGACATGGCCGTGGTCGCCCGGGAGGCCTGCGCGCTTTTTCAGCCATTGGCCGAAGACAAGGCGATCGACTTGCACTGTGCCATGGAAGAGGGCGGCTGGGTGTCGGGGGACCCGCCGATGTTGCAGCGGATGGTGGCCAACCTGATCGACAATGCCATCAAGTATACGCCCGAGGGTGGGAGGGTCAATGTGGGGATCCGTGCCAATGGGGACAGTTGCGAGATGATTGTGGAGAACAGCGGACCGGGCATCCCCAAAGAGGACCAGGCGAAAGTTTTCCAACGTTTTTTCCGCGGAGATGAAAGCCGTTCCCAGGGTGGGGCCGGTTTGGGGCTGAGTCTGGTCTACGCCATCGTGACCGCCCATGGCGGATCGATCGACCTCGAGAGCATTCCTGCTCGACACACGCGCTTTCGGATTCGTCTGCCTCTGGTAGCCTCGCGCTAG
- a CDS encoding DNA polymerase Y family protein translates to MDRNIIHINVADFAVAVERRLDRRLAGRPVIIAPEGAARAVVYDMSEEAYQAGVRKGMPLARAGRLCRDLVIRPPQPARYEQAMADLLRHALPYSPRIEPGDRDGHLFVDVTGTSRLFGPAVDVARRLHSQAWKELGLDPIWSLAANKLIAKVASRLVKPQGDCIVPPGGEAAFLAPLPVWLVPGIEGPDLIRLRELNLTRVHQVVGLGAARLAVALGRPAAEIDAALRGIDTSPVLAVDQAAPRVALNHTFGTDVHALPVMESRLHTLVATAGRRLRQQGRVARRLAVAADYSDGRRCVRQVRLEPPTANDLALFPAARRALHLAVSRRTRVRHLRLICDRLVFPPAQLPLFAEEGQTVLRQKRLIAAMDKIRDRFGGQAVRMGSAWTG, encoded by the coding sequence ATGGACCGAAACATCATTCATATCAATGTGGCCGATTTTGCCGTGGCCGTGGAACGACGCCTGGACCGGCGCCTGGCAGGGAGACCGGTCATCATTGCGCCCGAAGGGGCGGCCCGGGCCGTGGTCTATGACATGAGCGAAGAAGCCTACCAGGCCGGTGTGCGCAAAGGCATGCCTCTGGCACGAGCCGGACGCCTGTGCCGTGACCTGGTGATCCGCCCCCCTCAACCGGCCCGCTATGAGCAGGCCATGGCCGACCTGCTGCGCCACGCCCTGCCCTACTCCCCGCGCATCGAGCCCGGCGATCGCGACGGCCACCTGTTCGTAGACGTAACCGGCACCAGTCGCCTGTTCGGACCGGCCGTGGACGTGGCCCGGCGCCTGCACAGCCAAGCCTGGAAGGAGTTGGGGCTGGACCCGATCTGGTCCCTGGCGGCCAATAAACTGATCGCCAAGGTGGCCTCGCGGCTGGTCAAACCCCAAGGCGATTGCATCGTGCCCCCGGGCGGCGAAGCGGCTTTCCTGGCGCCCCTGCCGGTCTGGCTCGTACCGGGCATCGAAGGCCCGGACCTGATCCGGCTGCGCGAATTGAACCTGACCCGTGTCCACCAGGTCGTCGGTCTTGGGGCCGCCCGACTGGCCGTGGCCCTGGGACGACCGGCCGCGGAAATCGACGCGGCCCTGCGCGGTATCGATACCTCGCCGGTGTTGGCCGTGGACCAGGCGGCGCCCCGGGTGGCCCTGAATCACACCTTCGGCACCGACGTCCACGCGCTACCGGTCATGGAGAGCCGGCTGCACACCCTGGTGGCGACGGCCGGCCGGCGCCTGCGCCAGCAGGGTCGGGTGGCCCGTCGCCTGGCCGTGGCCGCGGATTACAGCGACGGCCGGCGCTGCGTCCGCCAGGTCCGCCTGGAGCCGCCCACGGCCAACGACCTGGCCCTTTTTCCCGCGGCCCGCCGCGCCCTGCACCTGGCCGTCTCCCGGCGCACCCGGGTCCGCCATCTGCGCCTGATCTGCGACCGCCTGGTCTTTCCGCCGGCCCAACTGCCGCTCTTTGCCGAAGAGGGCCAAACGGTGCTGCGGCAAAAACGCCTGATCGCAGCGATGGATAAGATCCGCGACCGCTTCGGCGGCCAGGCGGTGCGCATGGGCAGCGCGTGGACGGGCTGA
- a CDS encoding DnaB-like helicase C-terminal domain-containing protein, with protein MLLNTDSFFRGMFKCQSGCVPGGFHLHFARLLGLDGRQVPGFDPDDDGFASDVAYPPRHLGSEIEKFISLMGKDQYDFFARYHVTQSTLDAMRVGFNGRYLVHPYTQETGLAYAARCVMPGKPQEFFWHGNELFFKGEAAVYNAPAIGHCQGGALFITEGELSQLILHALGYPAIAFPSASDLSAVNPERLKRIEHLFLLVSNTPESRQSARELAVRIGFKARILTWPEQFKRGDHLPQLAAGSLDVLKRTLQEMIRQSKAFSPFASPEKEHRQFITLLEKDKGKTLLGIQTGFTKFDRHTDGLRGINILGGPPKAGKSCFFMQVSTEVARRNVPVIYYDFENGRQKIYIRTLVRLSDVAEKKIRSGAFSADEAERLKQATTTFKTLLTYFRVVNDRRLSPDTMRRHIDFLQHETRKDEVLVVVDSLHKLPFKDLTERRTGIDSWLRQFESIRDDHQVCFLVISELSRGRGGGYGETPDLSSFKESGDIEYSADNALILMPDWDPMTPKVSEHRQINLWVVASREANPGRVATYELDYPFWRFKET; from the coding sequence GTGCTTCTTAACACGGACAGCTTTTTCCGGGGCATGTTCAAATGCCAATCGGGCTGCGTGCCCGGCGGCTTTCATCTTCACTTTGCCCGCCTGCTTGGCCTCGACGGCCGCCAGGTCCCGGGATTCGATCCGGACGATGACGGATTTGCTTCGGATGTCGCCTACCCGCCCCGCCACCTGGGCTCGGAAATCGAAAAATTCATCTCGCTCATGGGCAAGGATCAATACGACTTCTTTGCTCGATATCACGTTACCCAATCGACGCTCGATGCGATGCGCGTCGGGTTCAACGGCCGCTACCTGGTTCATCCTTACACCCAGGAAACCGGATTGGCCTATGCCGCGCGTTGTGTGATGCCCGGCAAGCCCCAGGAGTTCTTTTGGCACGGCAACGAACTCTTCTTCAAAGGCGAGGCGGCCGTTTACAATGCACCGGCCATCGGTCACTGCCAAGGCGGCGCCCTGTTCATCACCGAAGGAGAACTGAGTCAGCTGATTCTGCACGCCCTGGGGTATCCGGCGATCGCATTCCCATCCGCCTCCGACTTGAGCGCCGTGAATCCCGAACGTCTGAAACGTATCGAACATCTCTTTCTTCTGGTATCCAACACGCCCGAATCCCGTCAATCGGCGCGGGAGTTGGCCGTACGCATTGGATTCAAGGCCCGCATCCTGACCTGGCCGGAACAGTTCAAACGAGGGGACCACTTGCCGCAACTGGCGGCCGGTTCATTGGATGTGCTGAAGAGAACGCTTCAGGAGATGATCCGTCAATCCAAAGCGTTTTCTCCGTTCGCATCCCCCGAAAAAGAGCACCGTCAATTCATCACCTTGCTGGAAAAAGACAAGGGTAAAACGTTGCTGGGGATTCAAACCGGTTTTACCAAATTCGACCGCCACACCGACGGTCTGCGTGGGATCAATATCCTGGGCGGACCGCCCAAGGCCGGTAAATCTTGCTTTTTCATGCAGGTCTCGACCGAGGTGGCCCGCCGGAACGTCCCGGTGATCTATTATGATTTTGAGAACGGACGGCAAAAAATATACATACGCACCCTGGTGCGCCTGAGCGACGTCGCCGAAAAAAAGATCCGCAGTGGTGCTTTCTCAGCGGACGAGGCCGAGCGTCTCAAACAGGCCACCACCACATTCAAAACCTTGTTGACCTATTTCCGGGTGGTCAACGATCGCCGGTTGTCCCCGGACACCATGCGGCGCCATATCGATTTTCTCCAGCATGAAACCCGAAAGGATGAAGTGCTCGTGGTGGTCGACAGTCTGCACAAACTCCCCTTTAAGGATTTAACCGAACGGCGAACCGGCATCGATTCCTGGCTGCGCCAATTCGAGTCGATTCGGGATGACCACCAGGTCTGTTTCCTGGTGATCAGCGAATTGAGCCGCGGCAGAGGTGGGGGCTACGGAGAGACTCCGGATCTAAGTTCCTTCAAAGAATCCGGCGACATAGAGTATAGCGCGGACAACGCCCTGATCCTCATGCCCGATTGGGACCCCATGACGCCGAAGGTGTCTGAACATCGTCAAATCAATCTATGGGTCGTCGCCAGCCGCGAGGCCAATCCGGGGCGGGTGGCCACCTACGAGTTGGATTACCCGTTCTGGCGGTTCAAAGAGACCTAA
- a CDS encoding DnaJ domain-containing protein, whose translation MPKSYFAILGVSSGASAEEIRSAYRRLAKTYHPDHFSGDSEPFRQVQEAYSVLSDERRRHDYKQAIDRAVKPRPVRRPPSASHSAPEPLIPESRPADLGDISPVTSFYTFSPSFDEIFDRLWQGFGDRGHLKSGRLQHLTLEVPLTRQQARAGGTARVLVPARTVCPTCRGYGSVGPFMCVRCGGEGYVSGEIPVSVDFPAGLAADHAVVIPLQRFGIDDLRLTVLFRPTDADRF comes from the coding sequence ATGCCCAAGAGTTACTTCGCCATCCTAGGTGTATCTTCCGGGGCATCTGCGGAAGAGATTAGATCGGCCTATCGCCGTCTGGCCAAGACCTATCACCCCGACCATTTTTCAGGAGACAGCGAGCCTTTTCGCCAGGTGCAGGAGGCCTATTCCGTTCTGAGCGACGAACGCCGGCGCCATGACTACAAGCAGGCGATCGATCGTGCCGTCAAACCGCGCCCGGTGCGCCGGCCGCCGTCGGCTTCCCATTCGGCCCCAGAACCGCTGATTCCGGAATCGCGCCCTGCAGATCTGGGCGATATTTCGCCGGTGACATCGTTCTATACCTTCTCCCCTTCGTTTGACGAAATTTTCGACCGGTTGTGGCAGGGGTTCGGCGACCGGGGACATTTGAAATCGGGTCGATTGCAGCATCTCACTCTGGAGGTCCCGTTGACCCGGCAGCAGGCGCGGGCCGGCGGCACGGCGAGGGTGCTTGTTCCAGCCCGGACCGTTTGTCCCACGTGCCGTGGATATGGCAGCGTGGGGCCTTTCATGTGCGTACGATGCGGGGGCGAAGGGTACGTTTCGGGGGAGATACCTGTATCCGTGGATTTTCCAGCGGGACTCGCCGCCGATCATGCCGTGGTGATCCCTTTGCAGCGCTTCGGTATCGACGATCTGCGCCTGACCGTTCTGTTCAGGCCCACCGACGCCGACCGGTTCTAA
- a CDS encoding DNA polymerase III subunit alpha, protein MIPLTVRSHHSLMWGTASVRTLCQAARRLGYDRLALTDTDNLYGLWPFLEACRREGLTPIVGADITDPQRARRAVCLVADGEGYTGLCRLLTRRHMDAGFDLAGALPPQARGLIVLTADPDLLTRWHRAGVQVYAAMPRTPLAPTHPLRRRARELKIPLVATPGSFFLSPDDHRCHRLLRAIDQNTTLERLPADQTAPANAWLAGPEIYYHRFAACPEAVAQTHLIAAQLKFMGPDFGLVMPPWHDAQGRPANQALREAAYQGAQHRYGRDLPEPVVDRLEHELQTIARMNFCAYFLVVRDIVQHSPRTCGRGSGAASLVAYCLGITNVCPIKHNLYFGRFLNPGRKDAPDIDVDFAWDERDGVIQGVLDHYGARAAMVSSHILFQPRMAIRETAKVFGLTDAEIGRVTGRLPWFWHRHEKADLLADLKRHPETRKLGLDDPWPQILALARQLLGKPRYLSVHPGGVVITPNPIQDYVPVQRAAKGVPIIQWEKDAAETAGLVKIDLLGNRSLGVIRDAIHNVRTNGTSFDETHWNPEDDLATQETLAQGRTMGCFYIESPATRLLQQKSGVGDFDHLVIHSSIIRPAANRFIQEYIRRLHGGAWAPIHPLLADVLDETFGIMVYQEDVSRAAMALAGFDDAAADGLRKVMSQKDRAHRLQDFRRRFAQGARERGLTPQQIEAVWAMMMSFSVYSFCKPHSASYARVSFQAAYLKTHFPAEFMAAVINNQGGFYSTFAYVSEARRLGVTIKRPDVQCSRIQWTGDRDGIRVGLMAVKGLAAETARRIVAQRERRPFADPSDFWERIRPDDAEARALILCGALDRLAPDLSRAQFLWVLAQWRAGRKSAAGAPDLFGGGHRLAPPELPPDDPMERLRREFKVLGFLCDRHPMTLFKSTARRAGAVDAREVIRRTGCRVRFAGWLITGKVVHTQRGEPMEFLTFEDDTGVVETTFFPRAYDRFCHLLDHGRPYLLEGRVEQNWGTATLTVDRVQPLAQPS, encoded by the coding sequence ATGATTCCGCTGACCGTCCGTTCGCACCACTCGCTCATGTGGGGCACCGCCTCGGTCCGGACGCTCTGCCAAGCGGCCCGGCGGCTGGGCTACGACCGGCTGGCCCTCACCGACACGGACAACCTCTACGGCCTGTGGCCCTTTCTGGAGGCCTGTCGCCGGGAGGGGTTGACGCCCATCGTGGGAGCCGACATCACCGACCCGCAAAGAGCGCGCCGGGCGGTGTGCCTGGTCGCCGACGGCGAGGGGTATACCGGATTGTGCCGCCTGCTCACCCGGCGCCATATGGACGCGGGATTCGACCTGGCCGGCGCCCTGCCCCCGCAGGCCCGGGGGCTGATCGTGCTCACCGCCGATCCCGATCTGCTGACCCGCTGGCACCGAGCCGGCGTGCAGGTCTACGCCGCCATGCCGCGCACGCCCCTGGCGCCCACCCACCCCTTACGGCGACGCGCCCGGGAGCTGAAGATCCCCCTGGTGGCCACCCCGGGCAGCTTTTTTCTCTCTCCCGACGACCACCGCTGCCACCGCCTGCTGCGGGCCATCGATCAGAACACCACCCTGGAACGGCTGCCCGCCGATCAGACGGCGCCGGCCAATGCCTGGCTCGCCGGACCCGAGATCTACTACCATCGGTTTGCCGCCTGCCCCGAAGCCGTGGCCCAAACCCACCTCATCGCCGCGCAGCTGAAATTCATGGGCCCCGATTTCGGCCTGGTCATGCCGCCCTGGCACGATGCCCAGGGCCGCCCGGCGAATCAGGCGCTGCGTGAGGCCGCTTACCAGGGAGCGCAGCACCGCTATGGCCGCGATCTGCCCGAACCGGTTGTGGACCGCCTGGAGCACGAATTGCAAACCATCGCCCGCATGAACTTCTGTGCCTATTTTCTCGTCGTGCGGGACATCGTCCAGCACAGCCCGCGCACCTGCGGCCGGGGATCGGGGGCGGCCTCGCTGGTGGCCTATTGCCTGGGTATCACCAATGTCTGTCCGATCAAGCACAACCTCTACTTCGGCCGTTTTCTCAATCCAGGCCGCAAGGATGCCCCCGACATCGACGTGGATTTTGCCTGGGACGAACGCGACGGGGTGATCCAGGGCGTCCTCGACCACTACGGCGCCCGGGCCGCCATGGTCTCCAGCCACATCCTGTTCCAACCCCGCATGGCCATCCGGGAAACCGCCAAGGTGTTCGGCCTGACCGATGCCGAAATCGGACGGGTAACGGGACGCTTGCCCTGGTTCTGGCACCGCCATGAAAAAGCCGACCTGCTGGCCGACCTCAAACGCCACCCTGAAACCCGGAAGCTGGGCCTGGATGATCCCTGGCCGCAAATTCTGGCCCTGGCCCGGCAGCTGCTCGGTAAACCCCGCTACCTGTCGGTTCATCCGGGCGGCGTGGTGATCACCCCGAACCCCATCCAGGACTATGTCCCCGTCCAACGCGCCGCCAAGGGGGTACCCATCATCCAGTGGGAAAAGGACGCCGCCGAAACCGCCGGTCTGGTGAAGATCGACCTGCTGGGCAACCGCAGCCTGGGCGTCATCCGGGACGCTATCCATAACGTTCGAACCAACGGAACCTCCTTCGATGAAACCCACTGGAACCCCGAAGACGACCTGGCCACCCAGGAGACCCTGGCCCAGGGCCGCACCATGGGGTGCTTTTACATCGAAAGCCCGGCCACGCGCCTGCTCCAGCAAAAATCCGGCGTCGGCGACTTCGATCATCTGGTAATCCACTCCAGCATCATCCGGCCCGCGGCCAACCGCTTCATCCAGGAGTATATCCGGCGGCTGCACGGCGGCGCCTGGGCGCCCATCCACCCCCTGCTCGCCGACGTGCTGGACGAGACCTTCGGGATCATGGTCTACCAGGAGGATGTCTCCCGGGCCGCCATGGCCCTGGCCGGTTTCGACGATGCCGCAGCCGACGGCCTGCGCAAGGTGATGTCCCAGAAAGACCGGGCGCATCGATTACAGGATTTCCGCCGGCGCTTCGCCCAGGGCGCACGGGAAAGAGGCCTGACGCCGCAACAGATCGAAGCGGTGTGGGCCATGATGATGAGTTTTTCCGTCTATTCGTTCTGCAAACCCCACAGCGCCTCCTATGCCCGGGTGTCGTTCCAGGCCGCCTATCTCAAGACCCACTTTCCGGCTGAATTCATGGCCGCGGTGATCAACAACCAGGGCGGCTTTTACAGCACCTTCGCCTACGTCTCCGAGGCGCGCCGTCTGGGCGTAACCATTAAAAGACCGGACGTGCAGTGCAGCCGCATCCAATGGACCGGGGATCGAGATGGCATTCGGGTGGGATTGATGGCGGTGAAGGGCCTTGCGGCCGAAACGGCCCGGCGGATCGTGGCGCAGCGGGAGCGGCGGCCTTTCGCGGACCCCAGCGATTTTTGGGAGCGTATCCGGCCCGACGACGCCGAGGCGCGGGCCTTGATCCTGTGTGGCGCCCTGGACCGTCTGGCTCCCGACCTCTCCCGGGCTCAGTTCCTATGGGTGCTCGCCCAGTGGCGTGCCGGCCGCAAATCCGCCGCCGGCGCACCCGACCTCTTTGGTGGCGGCCATCGCCTCGCGCCGCCGGAACTGCCGCCCGACGACCCCATGGAGCGGTTGCGCCGGGAATTTAAGGTGTTGGGGTTTCTCTGCGACCGGCATCCCATGACGCTTTTCAAAAGCACGGCGCGCCGGGCCGGCGCAGTTGACGCCCGCGAGGTCATCAGGCGGACAGGGTGCCGCGTCCGGTTCGCCGGGTGGCTGATCACCGGCAAAGTGGTTCACACCCAGCGGGGAGAGCCCATGGAGTTTCTCACCTTCGAAGACGATACCGGAGTGGTAGAGACCACTTTCTTTCCCCGGGCTTATGATCGCTTCTGTCACCTGCTCGACCACGGCCGTCCTTATCTTCTGGAGGGACGGGTCGAGCAGAACTGGGGAACGGCCACCCTGACGGTGGATCGTGTCCAACCGCTCGCGCAACCATCGTGA
- a CDS encoding PaaI family thioesterase, translating to MKEGIFRAVSREPFAQALHMSLTALSLGHSIVEMTYDPVLMNNIYARAHGGALFALIDEAFETASQTHGDIAVALNVNVTYIKSPEAGDRLVAQADEVAATRKTATYAIKVTNGGGDLVATCQALAYRTGKPVPFHAD from the coding sequence GTGAAGGAAGGAATTTTCCGGGCTGTTTCCAGGGAGCCTTTCGCGCAAGCCCTTCACATGTCTCTCACGGCGTTATCGCTGGGGCATTCGATCGTTGAAATGACCTACGACCCGGTCTTGATGAACAACATCTACGCCCGCGCCCATGGCGGGGCGCTCTTCGCCCTCATCGACGAGGCGTTCGAGACCGCCTCCCAAACCCACGGGGACATCGCCGTGGCGCTCAACGTCAACGTCACCTACATCAAATCCCCCGAAGCCGGTGATCGTCTGGTGGCCCAGGCCGATGAAGTGGCCGCCACGCGCAAAACCGCCACGTATGCGATCAAGGTGACCAATGGCGGCGGCGACCTGGTCGCCACCTGCCAGGCACTGGCCTATCGCACCGGGAAACCCGTGCCCTTTCATGCCGATTAA
- a CDS encoding DegQ family serine endoprotease, with the protein MKQGKGYLYLIVFLCLTLAAPLTIVAAGAQNRDVVMVPANFSELAEMARPGVVNIRTERTMKGGGRVFRHFFGDQFRGHPNPFEEFFGPFNNEPEREYKQQSLGSGFIIDKEGYIVTNNHVIDDADEIKVRLYNEKEYEAKVVGRDPKTDLALIKIEAPKDLQPLTLGNSDELKVGTWVVAIGSPFGLEQTVTQGIVSAKKRVIGAGPYDDFIQTDASINPGNSGGPLLDLQGRVVGINTAIVASGQGIGFAIPIDMAKTIVAQLKDKGEVTRGWLGVGIQDVTPELAEYWGLDSTKGVLVTQVFEGDPADKAGVKKNDIIVALNDQPVTTGRELSAIIANTPVGEKTRITLIRGGEKMSLTAKVAKREEKSLQAAREDERSDVLGLQVADLTPERAQQFGLDKEESGVLVVDVENGSRADKAGVRVGDIVKGINRKKVENLNDYSAVMKKADDKEALHMLVLRRNEGLKAIKIVP; encoded by the coding sequence ATGAAACAAGGTAAAGGGTATCTTTATTTGATCGTATTTTTGTGTCTGACTCTGGCTGCGCCGTTGACCATCGTTGCCGCCGGCGCTCAGAATCGGGATGTCGTCATGGTGCCGGCCAACTTTTCCGAGCTGGCCGAGATGGCCCGCCCCGGGGTCGTCAATATAAGGACCGAACGGACAATGAAAGGCGGCGGTCGTGTCTTCCGCCACTTCTTCGGTGATCAGTTCCGGGGACATCCCAATCCCTTCGAGGAGTTCTTCGGTCCGTTCAACAATGAACCCGAAAGAGAATACAAGCAGCAAAGCTTAGGTTCCGGCTTCATCATCGACAAAGAGGGGTATATCGTCACCAACAACCATGTCATCGACGACGCGGACGAGATAAAGGTACGGCTCTACAACGAAAAAGAGTACGAGGCCAAGGTGGTGGGCCGCGATCCGAAGACCGATCTGGCCCTGATCAAAATCGAGGCCCCCAAAGACTTACAGCCCTTGACCCTTGGCAACTCGGACGAGCTCAAGGTAGGGACCTGGGTGGTGGCCATTGGCAGTCCCTTCGGCCTGGAACAAACTGTGACCCAGGGTATTGTGAGCGCCAAGAAGCGTGTGATCGGCGCTGGGCCTTACGACGATTTCATCCAGACCGATGCCTCCATCAACCCGGGTAACAGCGGCGGTCCCCTGCTTGATCTGCAGGGACGTGTCGTCGGTATCAATACGGCCATCGTGGCGAGCGGGCAGGGCATTGGTTTTGCCATCCCCATCGACATGGCCAAGACCATTGTGGCCCAACTCAAGGACAAAGGTGAGGTGACCCGCGGATGGCTGGGGGTCGGCATACAGGATGTCACGCCCGAACTAGCCGAGTATTGGGGCCTCGACAGTACCAAAGGGGTGCTGGTGACCCAGGTATTCGAGGGTGATCCGGCGGACAAGGCAGGTGTCAAAAAGAACGATATCATCGTGGCCTTGAACGATCAGCCGGTCACCACCGGAAGAGAGTTGTCCGCAATTATCGCCAATACCCCCGTGGGTGAGAAAACACGTATCACGCTGATTCGGGGAGGAGAGAAGATGTCCCTCACCGCCAAGGTCGCCAAACGCGAGGAAAAGTCGTTGCAGGCCGCCAGGGAGGATGAACGCAGCGATGTGCTGGGCCTGCAAGTGGCTGACCTGACGCCTGAAAGAGCTCAGCAATTCGGTTTGGACAAAGAGGAGAGCGGTGTCTTGGTGGTGGACGTGGAAAACGGCAGCCGTGCAGATAAAGCCGGTGTGCGGGTCGGCGATATTGTCAAGGGGATCAATCGGAAAAAGGTCGAAAATTTGAATGACTATTCGGCCGTCATGAAAAAGGCCGATGATAAGGAGGCTCTTCACATGCTGGTTCTGCGGCGCAACGAGGGCCTCAAGGCCATCAAGATCGTTCCATAA